A portion of the Wolbachia endosymbiont of Oedothorax gibbosus genome contains these proteins:
- the lpdA gene encoding dihydrolipoyl dehydrogenase, translated as MIDYDLIVIGGGPGGYKCAIAAAKLGLKVACIDKNSIFGGTCLRVGCIPSKALLHSSYQYAHTKNDLSKLGIKIKDASFDLKEMLGYKDARVQELGKGIEYLFNLHKITKVNGLASFDQGNLEVSVEGKVLKAKNIVIATGSDVISLPGINIDEKDIISSTGALSLTEVPKKLVVIGAGAIGLEMSSVWSRLGSEVTVVEFFDRIAAAMDGELSKSLLSSLQKQGIKFLLSTKVEGIKQSSNSLSVKVCSVKDNQTNTIEADKVLVAAGRKPCTEGLEKIKKDNRGFVQVNNRYETNVKGIFAIGDVIGGAMLAHKAEEEGVAVAEIIAGQLPHVDYEIIPSVIYTHPAVSSIGKTEEELKNAGREYKVGKCQFAANGRAKITDDAEGFVKVLTCSRADTILGVHIIGAYADTLINEAAVAMAYGAAAEDIYRICHSHPDINEAFRDACIDAFFKK; from the coding sequence ATGATTGATTATGATCTGATTGTTATAGGTGGTGGTCCAGGCGGTTATAAGTGTGCTATCGCTGCTGCAAAACTTGGATTGAAAGTTGCCTGTATAGATAAAAATAGCATTTTTGGTGGCACATGCCTGCGAGTGGGGTGCATACCCTCCAAAGCATTGCTCCACTCTTCCTATCAGTATGCTCACACGAAAAATGATCTGTCAAAGCTTGGCATAAAAATTAAGGACGCAAGTTTCGACTTAAAAGAAATGCTAGGCTATAAGGATGCCAGAGTTCAGGAACTTGGAAAAGGTATAGAATATCTGTTTAACCTTCACAAAATCACTAAAGTCAATGGGCTTGCTTCTTTTGACCAAGGTAATCTTGAGGTTTCAGTTGAAGGTAAGGTGCTGAAGGCAAAAAATATAGTAATTGCAACCGGTTCTGACGTTATTTCTCTGCCAGGAATTAATATCGATGAGAAAGACATTATTTCGTCTACTGGTGCACTATCTTTAACTGAAGTACCAAAAAAACTTGTCGTAATCGGAGCCGGGGCAATAGGGCTTGAAATGTCTTCTGTATGGAGCAGGCTAGGGTCTGAAGTCACTGTAGTAGAATTTTTTGACAGAATCGCTGCAGCAATGGATGGAGAATTAAGTAAGTCTCTACTTTCTAGTCTACAAAAACAAGGAATAAAATTTTTACTTAGCACTAAAGTTGAGGGAATAAAACAAAGTAGTAACTCTTTGAGTGTGAAAGTTTGCTCTGTAAAAGATAATCAAACAAACACTATAGAGGCGGATAAGGTATTGGTGGCGGCAGGGCGCAAACCATGCACTGAGGGTCTTGAAAAAATAAAAAAAGATAATCGTGGTTTCGTTCAAGTTAACAACAGATATGAAACTAATGTGAAAGGAATATTTGCTATTGGTGATGTGATCGGTGGAGCAATGCTTGCTCATAAAGCAGAGGAAGAGGGAGTTGCAGTTGCGGAAATAATAGCAGGACAATTACCTCACGTTGATTATGAAATCATACCATCTGTCATTTACACTCACCCTGCAGTTTCTTCGATTGGTAAAACCGAAGAGGAACTCAAAAATGCTGGCCGTGAATACAAAGTGGGTAAGTGTCAATTTGCTGCAAATGGCAGAGCAAAAATCACTGATGATGCTGAAGGATTCGTGAAAGTGCTGACTTGTAGCAGAGCAGATACAATACTCGGTGTGCATATCATAGGGGCATACGCTGATACGCTAATCAACGAAGCAGCGGTTGCAATGGCATATGGCGCAGCAGCAGAGGATATATACAGAATTTGCCACTCTCATCCTGATATAAATGAAGCCTTTCGAGATGCGTGCATTGATGCTTTCTTTAAAAAATAA
- a CDS encoding tyrosine-type recombinase/integrase has product MDLGSIIEKWHEWLRCNRSYSPNTLESYMRDLKDLISFLNTHIGGEVNVGTLEKLSVPELRSWLTSRYARGVNARSNTRALSVIRNFFKYIKNNYDIDNEAVFSLSRPIQRRTLPKALSISNIKTLLKEMKLSDLGEPWVVKREIAIIVLLYGTGLRISEALNLRVSDINNESLIVTGKGDKQRQVFILPVVKKCIQEYVKACPYLDEAQHLFVGVRGKKLGRTYVANRLQKIRRMLNLPEILSPHAFRHSFATHLLQEDIDIRSIQQLLGHSSLETTQIYTHLNYQDVFNMYKNFQQSLEKKSCPFSQWRQLKEKYR; this is encoded by the coding sequence GTGGACCTCGGTTCAATCATTGAAAAATGGCATGAGTGGCTGAGGTGCAACAGATCTTATTCACCAAACACTTTAGAGTCATACATGAGGGACTTGAAGGATCTTATAAGTTTCCTAAATACTCACATTGGTGGAGAAGTAAATGTCGGCACTTTGGAAAAATTGAGCGTACCTGAGCTCAGAAGTTGGCTTACCTCTCGTTACGCAAGAGGTGTGAATGCAAGATCCAACACTCGAGCACTCTCAGTAATCAGAAATTTCTTCAAGTATATAAAAAATAATTACGATATAGACAATGAGGCCGTATTCTCTTTATCAAGGCCAATTCAGAGAAGAACTTTGCCCAAAGCACTTTCAATATCTAATATAAAAACTTTATTGAAAGAAATGAAACTATCCGACCTGGGCGAACCTTGGGTGGTAAAAAGAGAAATTGCGATTATCGTCCTGCTATATGGTACAGGCTTAAGAATCAGTGAAGCGTTGAACCTTAGGGTTAGTGATATTAACAATGAAAGTTTAATAGTAACAGGTAAAGGAGATAAACAAAGGCAGGTATTCATTCTCCCAGTAGTAAAAAAATGTATACAAGAATATGTAAAAGCCTGTCCTTACCTTGATGAAGCACAACATCTTTTTGTGGGAGTAAGAGGAAAAAAATTGGGAAGAACTTATGTGGCTAATCGTTTGCAAAAAATAAGGAGAATGTTAAATTTACCAGAAATTTTATCTCCACATGCATTTCGCCATAGTTTTGCTACTCATTTGCTTCAGGAAGATATTGACATAAGATCAATACAACAACTGCTTGGCCACTCAAGCCTGGAAACTACTCAAATTTACACTCACCTCAATTATCAAGATGTTTTTAATATGTATAAGAATTTTCAGCAGAGTTTGGAGAAGAAATCGTGTCCGTTCAGCCAATGGCGTCAACTTAAGGAAAAATATCGGTGA
- a CDS encoding IS982 family transposase: MNKNVTELFCFVDDFCKAINKNFAEKLLPNSKKPTRTPEITHSEILTIILLYQQSRCEDFKSFYTYYLKALYGSEFQNLPTYSRFIRLKPRVLWYLALLLQWLCEQSKMTGISYIDATSIAVCHPKRISRNKVFKGLAKLGKTTYGWFFGFKLHMVINEKGEIQGVTLTKGNVDDRKPVPKLTEKLTGLLFGDKGYIKKELFAKLFDRGLKLVTKVKKGMKNTLMLLEEKIFLRKRSIIETVFGYLKDRLELEHSRHRSPINFLVHVFSTLVSYSMKPKKPCISRFYYID, translated from the coding sequence ATGAATAAAAATGTAACAGAATTATTTTGCTTTGTAGACGATTTTTGCAAGGCTATAAACAAAAATTTCGCAGAAAAACTCCTGCCAAACAGTAAAAAACCTACCAGAACGCCAGAGATTACGCATTCTGAAATTCTTACTATAATTTTACTTTATCAACAATCTAGATGTGAGGACTTTAAATCTTTCTATACATATTATTTGAAAGCACTATATGGATCTGAGTTTCAAAATTTGCCAACATATAGTAGATTTATTAGGCTAAAACCGAGGGTTTTATGGTATTTAGCATTACTTTTGCAATGGCTATGTGAGCAGTCGAAAATGACAGGGATTTCGTACATAGATGCAACATCTATCGCTGTTTGCCATCCAAAAAGAATCTCAAGAAACAAAGTTTTCAAAGGATTGGCAAAGCTTGGAAAGACTACATATGGCTGGTTTTTTGGTTTTAAATTGCATATGGTAATTAATGAAAAAGGTGAAATTCAAGGAGTTACACTTACTAAAGGTAACGTTGACGACAGAAAACCAGTACCAAAATTAACTGAAAAACTGACTGGTCTTTTGTTTGGTGATAAGGGCTATATAAAGAAAGAGCTCTTTGCAAAACTCTTCGATAGAGGACTAAAACTCGTTACCAAAGTAAAAAAAGGTATGAAAAACACATTAATGCTACTTGAAGAAAAGATTTTTTTAAGAAAAAGGTCGATTATTGAAACAGTTTTTGGCTACCTAAAAGACAGACTTGAGCTTGAGCATTCAAGGCACAGGTCTCCAATAAATTTCTTGGTGCACGTCTTTTCCACATTAGTTTCATATTCCATGAAGCCTAAAAAGCCCTGTATTTCTAGATTTTACTATATTGATTAA
- a CDS encoding pyruvate dehydrogenase complex dihydrolipoamide acetyltransferase, translated as MPIEILMPALSPTMSKTGGKIVKWHKKEQDKVEVGDVIAEIETDKAIMEFESVDEGVIAKILVTEGTSGVPVNQLIALMLEEGEDESALGNYVSTSATNIEAKKEVETNPSVPSNSSTSSNFSVSSNSSISSNSPMSSNSSMSSQCVTLGSSSSMSSNSPVSSQCLTLGSRKEEGTEGRTKISPLAKKIAQNEGVNVQQLKGTGPYGRIIKADVLEFLDSGIRTESPEIVEVSNMRQVIAQRLTESKQNVPHFYLTVDCQVDKLISLKNEINSADENNKVTINDLIIKAVAFSMKKFPDINSSWIDNKILKYSNVDISIAVALEDGLITPIVKNADKKGILSISKEVKDLVSRARSGKLRPEEFQGGGFTISNLGMFGIKAFSAIINPPQSCIMAVGASKKQPIVMNEKIEIAEIMTVTLSVDHRTVDGALGAKFLNAFKHYIENPLAMLI; from the coding sequence ATGCCTATAGAAATATTGATGCCTGCTCTTTCTCCGACAATGAGCAAAACTGGAGGAAAAATTGTTAAGTGGCATAAAAAAGAACAAGACAAAGTTGAAGTAGGCGATGTAATTGCTGAGATAGAGACTGATAAAGCCATAATGGAGTTTGAATCTGTGGATGAAGGAGTCATAGCAAAAATTTTAGTAACAGAAGGAACAAGTGGCGTGCCTGTAAATCAACTGATAGCTTTAATGCTGGAAGAAGGAGAAGATGAAAGTGCACTCGGTAACTATGTTTCAACTTCTGCTACCAATATTGAAGCTAAGAAAGAAGTTGAAACCAATCCCTCAGTGCCATCCAACTCCTCAACATCGTCCAATTTTTCAGTGTCATCGAACTCCTCAATATCATCCAACTCTCCAATGTCATCGAACTCCTCAATGTCATCCCAGTGCGTGACACTGGGATCCAGCTCCTCAATGTCATCCAACTCTCCAGTGTCATCCCAGTGCTTGACACTGGGATCTAGAAAAGAGGAAGGAACAGAAGGTAGAACAAAAATAAGTCCATTAGCTAAGAAAATAGCTCAAAATGAAGGGGTTAACGTGCAGCAATTAAAAGGTACAGGTCCATACGGTCGCATAATTAAGGCTGATGTGTTGGAGTTTTTAGACAGTGGTATACGCACTGAAAGTCCTGAGATAGTTGAAGTAAGTAACATGCGCCAAGTGATAGCACAGCGCCTGACTGAATCCAAACAGAATGTTCCACATTTTTATTTAACTGTAGATTGCCAGGTTGATAAGTTAATATCGTTAAAAAACGAGATTAACTCAGCAGATGAAAACAATAAAGTAACAATTAATGACTTAATTATAAAAGCTGTGGCTTTTAGCATGAAAAAATTTCCTGATATAAATTCTTCGTGGATAGATAATAAAATACTTAAATACTCGAATGTAGATATTTCAATCGCTGTGGCACTTGAAGATGGGCTAATTACTCCTATAGTAAAAAATGCTGATAAAAAGGGTATTTTATCTATATCAAAAGAAGTGAAAGATTTAGTAAGCAGAGCAAGATCTGGAAAATTAAGGCCAGAAGAATTTCAAGGAGGTGGGTTTACTATTTCTAATTTAGGAATGTTTGGTATAAAAGCCTTCAGTGCTATAATCAATCCGCCGCAATCTTGCATTATGGCAGTTGGTGCATCCAAAAAACAACCAATTGTTATGAATGAGAAAATAGAGATAGCAGAAATAATGACAGTAACACTTTCTGTTGACCATAGAACGGTTGATGGAGCACTCGGAGCAAAATTTTTAAACGCTTTTAAGCATTATATAGAGAATCCTCTGGCAATGCTTATTTGA
- a CDS encoding SH3 domain-containing protein, translating to MTNKLSLTSSQCVTLIILLFLLFSHSLFANNFVSTKSSKINMRTGPGFHYPIKWIYTCKNLPLRVIEEFESWKKVCDIDEDCGWIKGYLLSDKRRAMIKEDTYGYQKQSVDSKITMKIDKFIVMKIEKCNEEWCFLSTPKRKAWVQKKHIYGVD from the coding sequence ATGACGAATAAACTATCCCTCACGTCATCCCAGTGCGTGACACTGATTATCCTATTGTTTTTATTATTTAGCCATAGCTTGTTTGCTAATAACTTTGTTTCAACAAAATCAAGTAAGATCAACATGAGAACGGGGCCAGGGTTTCACTATCCTATAAAATGGATATACACTTGCAAAAATCTGCCCCTGAGAGTGATAGAAGAGTTTGAGAGTTGGAAAAAGGTCTGCGATATAGATGAAGACTGTGGATGGATAAAAGGCTATCTGCTTAGTGATAAGCGCCGCGCAATGATAAAAGAAGATACTTATGGATATCAAAAACAGAGTGTAGACAGCAAGATTACTATGAAAATAGACAAGTTTATTGTGATGAAGATAGAAAAATGCAACGAAGAATGGTGCTTTCTTTCCACCCCAAAACGCAAAGCATGGGTACAAAAAAAACATATATATGGGGTTGATTAG
- a CDS encoding GDYXXLXY domain-containing protein, translating into MRTKVMIVLSVIVLVAMNYGIYEKEQIKKHGETLLLELTPADPRSLMQGDYMQFRYAIERNTPIQELAPHQKRGYMVISPDENNVAQFVRFHDKGKNLISGEKLLYFRRQYDIRIIPNSFFFQEGHAQHYQNAKYGLFKFDNSGNYLLVGLADQNRQEIVVKTSIAD; encoded by the coding sequence ATGCGCACAAAAGTGATGATTGTGTTATCTGTAATTGTTCTGGTAGCTATGAATTATGGCATTTACGAAAAAGAACAGATCAAAAAACATGGTGAAACTCTATTGCTTGAACTTACTCCTGCTGATCCGCGCTCGCTTATGCAAGGGGACTATATGCAATTTAGGTATGCTATAGAGCGTAATACGCCTATACAAGAGCTGGCACCACATCAGAAACGTGGATATATGGTGATTAGCCCAGATGAGAATAACGTAGCACAATTTGTCCGCTTTCATGATAAAGGGAAAAATTTGATCTCTGGTGAGAAATTATTATATTTCCGCAGGCAGTATGACATACGCATCATTCCTAATTCATTCTTTTTTCAGGAGGGACACGCTCAGCATTATCAAAATGCTAAATATGGTTTATTTAAATTCGACAATTCAGGCAATTATCTACTTGTTGGATTAGCAGATCAGAATAGGCAAGAAATAGTTGTTAAAACGTCAATTGCGGATTAA
- a CDS encoding DUF4401 domain-containing protein, with protein MSNKYNAAHLLQQLNSKGFAIDNGLSDFIISQQKEKELPIYLRVVIGIGAFIISVCFICFLSAASIIDFANEKGLIIWGMVFVAGAIGLQKIADHNDMIKHSFYMQLSFALMVVGKTIFVYGFGEMLNSCWGITLALLIIVSITYHIYRISIDRFLSSFAVLFSILINIYIIVNKDGGSIDLLLNSFFLFQLASAAILLTHGKIKRDYIPISYAFVFSLCATVLYLDCAELVNSQHKELIYPGFIKMALASGLIALFGWAAGSIEKLKHGPLILASIGAVILGLISNSGILLTIGLMVLGYSKHEKLLIIAGALFMPVFLFLYYYTLNISLMEKSYILIGSGIVLLAGRFYLRNKGWGTSCAQK; from the coding sequence ATGTCTAACAAATACAATGCAGCACATCTACTTCAACAGCTAAATAGCAAAGGTTTTGCCATTGATAATGGGCTGTCTGATTTTATTATCAGTCAACAAAAAGAGAAGGAGCTGCCAATTTATCTGAGAGTTGTGATTGGTATTGGTGCATTTATCATATCGGTATGTTTTATTTGCTTTTTAAGTGCTGCTAGTATTATTGACTTCGCTAATGAGAAAGGGCTGATTATTTGGGGAATGGTCTTCGTCGCTGGGGCTATAGGGTTACAAAAGATTGCTGATCACAATGATATGATCAAACACAGTTTTTACATGCAGCTTTCGTTTGCATTGATGGTAGTCGGCAAGACCATTTTTGTGTACGGTTTTGGGGAAATGTTGAATTCTTGTTGGGGTATAACCTTAGCTTTACTTATTATCGTTAGCATCACGTACCACATTTATCGAATATCAATTGATCGCTTCCTCTCCTCTTTTGCTGTGCTGTTTTCCATCTTAATAAATATATATATTATTGTAAATAAAGATGGAGGTTCAATAGATTTGCTGTTAAACAGCTTCTTCTTATTCCAGTTAGCTAGTGCGGCCATTCTGCTGACGCATGGAAAAATTAAGCGTGATTATATTCCTATCTCTTATGCATTCGTCTTTTCACTCTGCGCTACTGTACTGTATTTGGACTGTGCAGAACTTGTAAATTCGCAACATAAAGAACTAATTTACCCTGGCTTCATCAAAATGGCATTGGCCAGTGGACTGATTGCCTTATTTGGCTGGGCTGCAGGTAGTATAGAAAAACTAAAACACGGACCATTGATACTGGCATCTATAGGTGCAGTAATCTTGGGATTAATTTCAAACTCAGGTATATTACTTACTATTGGATTAATGGTACTCGGCTACAGCAAACATGAAAAATTACTAATCATAGCAGGAGCCTTATTCATGCCGGTATTCTTGTTCTTATACTACTATACACTCAATATTTCCTTAATGGAGAAATCTTATATTCTTATAGGAAGCGGAATCGTACTGTTGGCAGGAAGATTTTATTTGCGCAATAAAGGCTGGGGCACATCATGCGCACAAAAGTGA
- a CDS encoding DUF2157 domain-containing protein: protein MDTEKYHYTLEQIPANRRLVEGLHSHGKITQEAREYALTLLYPHNQWGLWISRLLLTVGVVLILCGIVCFFAFNWTKITSAMKLFSIQFFIISCLIGVYFHSLQHANGQVLLLSASVLVGVFMAVFGQIYQTGADSYQLFMMWSLLTIGWTLISNFAAQWILWLVITNIFLVLWWEQAALPTSEMEFMIFSYLAILNGIALALREYFATVKTYEWLAVRWTRVVLTIATLLIMLIPSIVWIDEPNYATKSIKLSSIIGLIGHGSAYFFYRYRLLDMWSLAAVVLSICFILEAAVFKILYEMLDGSAIMFLLMSLTTLSVFTYAITYLRKIVKEMEIDHV from the coding sequence ATGGATACAGAAAAATATCACTATACACTTGAGCAAATTCCTGCAAATCGCAGGTTAGTTGAAGGACTCCATTCGCATGGGAAAATTACGCAAGAGGCTAGAGAGTATGCCTTAACTCTTCTTTATCCTCACAATCAATGGGGTTTATGGATATCTAGGTTACTACTAACTGTCGGTGTAGTGCTTATATTGTGTGGTATAGTCTGTTTCTTTGCTTTTAATTGGACAAAAATTACTTCAGCTATGAAGCTTTTTTCTATCCAATTTTTTATTATTTCCTGTCTCATCGGAGTCTATTTCCATTCTTTACAACACGCTAATGGGCAAGTATTGTTACTTTCTGCAAGTGTATTGGTAGGTGTGTTTATGGCAGTATTCGGACAGATTTATCAGACTGGTGCAGATTCCTATCAGCTTTTCATGATGTGGTCACTGCTAACGATCGGCTGGACACTTATCTCTAATTTTGCTGCACAATGGATTTTATGGCTGGTGATTACCAACATCTTTCTTGTATTATGGTGGGAACAAGCAGCTTTGCCTACTAGCGAAATGGAGTTTATGATCTTTTCCTACTTAGCCATTCTCAATGGTATTGCTTTGGCACTACGTGAATATTTTGCCACGGTAAAAACGTACGAATGGCTTGCCGTACGATGGACAAGAGTAGTGCTCACCATTGCAACGTTATTGATCATGCTAATTCCTAGCATAGTTTGGATAGACGAACCAAACTATGCTACAAAATCTATTAAGTTGAGTAGTATTATTGGCCTTATTGGACATGGATCAGCATATTTCTTCTATCGCTATAGGTTGTTGGATATGTGGTCATTAGCCGCTGTAGTGCTTTCCATCTGCTTTATTTTGGAAGCAGCAGTTTTCAAGATACTTTATGAAATGCTTGATGGAAGTGCGATTATGTTTCTATTGATGAGTTTGACAACACTTAGTGTATTCACTTATGCCATAACATATTTACGAAAAATAGTAAAAGAAATGGAGATTGATCATGTCTAA
- a CDS encoding DNA polymerase I: MKEKTFTIIDGYGFLFRAYYVLPHLITTTGMPIGGVYGFLNMVLKYIAHSDYLTIALDAGKKNFRHDLYPKYKANRVTPPEDLMPQFTILREAVEAFNLSYEEIEGYEADDIIATLAAKYANYQDFKVVVVSSDKDLFQLLNHNILIFDPIKNIYIDEKQVIEKFGVNSHKLLDLFSLTGDASDNIPGVPGIGPKTAAKLLDEFDSLNNIIENIDNIEQTRIRNILTEHKEKALISRELLSLCEKVDLQHDIAKYEVHSPSMEKLLSFLKKYEFNSLIGKMEKLFSYNGSSTEKKTEYSSEELEKFLEHCRYEGKIAIHYRLENNVLSLSYSESNIFYIEQDGIQDALIIINSTLLSNGVLKIIHNIKEMRKIFPAVEKILDSVDDLVIMSYSLDTGKHDHSIPNIVAHNLSGNTEIFSAKTLIAIHEKLKQRLFQEKLFTIYERFDKPLMKVIFDMEKNGILLNIQKLQELSDKFQQVIAVLEDEIYNLAGERFNIASPKQLSDVLFNKMGLSKKKKSKKSGSYSTNYEVLEALEEEGVEIASKILNWRHSSKLKSTYTDALIKQVDPLNGRIHTNFSTTATATGRLSSSNPNLQNIPIRSEEGNLIRQAFIAPKGCKIISADYSQIELRLLAHVANVAAFKEAFANGQDIHEITARQVFGVQEIDEQLRRKAKSINFGIIYGISPFGLAKRLGITFQEAAEYINYYFSCYPEIKAYMEKAVSIARLHGYVETLFGRRCFVRDINNTIPYIRQFAERAAINAPLQGTAADIIKRATIQLFDQLKAGKIILQVHDELLVEVEDEKVQETAKLMKDIMENAVKISVPLEVEVKISNNWGFS; this comes from the coding sequence ATGAAAGAAAAAACTTTCACAATCATCGATGGCTATGGTTTTCTTTTCAGAGCTTACTATGTACTACCTCACTTAATTACCACAACAGGAATGCCAATAGGTGGTGTATATGGCTTTCTGAATATGGTTCTTAAGTACATTGCCCATTCGGACTACTTAACTATAGCACTTGATGCAGGGAAAAAGAATTTTAGGCACGATTTATATCCTAAGTACAAAGCAAACAGAGTAACGCCTCCTGAGGATCTAATGCCACAGTTTACCATACTGAGGGAAGCTGTAGAAGCTTTTAACCTCAGCTATGAAGAAATTGAAGGTTATGAAGCAGATGACATAATCGCAACACTAGCTGCAAAATACGCCAATTACCAAGACTTTAAAGTGGTAGTCGTTTCATCAGATAAAGATTTATTTCAACTCTTGAACCACAATATTTTAATATTCGACCCCATTAAAAATATATACATAGATGAAAAACAAGTAATAGAAAAATTTGGTGTAAACTCACATAAGCTTCTTGATTTATTTTCTCTAACTGGTGATGCATCCGACAACATTCCAGGCGTTCCGGGAATAGGTCCGAAGACTGCAGCTAAATTACTAGATGAATTTGATTCATTGAATAATATTATAGAGAACATTGATAACATCGAGCAAACGAGGATTCGTAATATTCTTACCGAACATAAGGAAAAAGCACTAATTTCAAGAGAACTTTTATCACTATGCGAAAAAGTAGACCTTCAGCATGATATTGCAAAATATGAAGTCCATTCTCCAAGTATGGAGAAATTATTGTCCTTTTTAAAGAAGTATGAATTCAATTCCTTAATAGGTAAAATGGAAAAGCTTTTTTCTTATAATGGATCTAGCACAGAAAAGAAAACAGAATATAGTAGTGAAGAGTTAGAGAAATTTTTAGAGCATTGTAGATATGAAGGCAAAATTGCAATTCATTACCGCCTTGAAAACAATGTATTAAGTTTATCTTATAGCGAAAGTAATATTTTTTATATAGAGCAAGACGGCATACAAGATGCACTCATTATAATTAACTCAACTTTACTCTCAAATGGGGTGCTTAAAATAATACATAACATTAAAGAGATGAGGAAAATCTTTCCTGCAGTGGAGAAGATTCTAGATTCAGTTGATGATTTGGTGATAATGTCGTATAGCCTTGACACAGGAAAACACGATCACAGTATTCCAAACATAGTTGCGCATAATTTGAGCGGAAATACAGAAATTTTCTCGGCAAAAACTTTAATAGCAATTCATGAAAAGCTAAAGCAGAGGTTATTTCAGGAAAAATTGTTCACAATTTACGAGCGCTTCGATAAGCCACTTATGAAAGTAATATTTGATATGGAGAAAAATGGGATATTACTTAACATACAAAAATTACAGGAGCTGTCCGATAAATTTCAGCAGGTAATTGCCGTGCTTGAAGATGAGATATATAATTTGGCAGGAGAAAGATTTAATATTGCTTCGCCAAAACAATTAAGTGATGTTTTGTTCAATAAAATGGGGCTCAGTAAAAAGAAGAAGTCAAAAAAGTCTGGATCGTATAGCACCAATTATGAAGTTCTAGAGGCACTCGAAGAAGAAGGAGTAGAAATCGCAAGTAAAATTCTAAATTGGCGACATTCAAGTAAATTGAAGAGTACCTACACTGATGCATTAATAAAGCAGGTTGATCCACTTAATGGTAGGATACACACAAACTTTTCAACGACTGCAACTGCAACTGGAAGGCTGAGCTCCAGCAATCCTAATTTACAGAACATTCCTATCAGAAGCGAAGAGGGAAATCTTATCAGACAAGCATTTATTGCGCCAAAAGGGTGCAAGATAATCTCTGCTGACTATTCGCAAATAGAATTAAGACTCCTGGCACACGTTGCAAACGTTGCAGCATTTAAAGAAGCTTTTGCAAACGGACAAGATATTCATGAGATCACCGCAAGGCAAGTTTTTGGAGTGCAAGAAATAGATGAGCAATTAAGACGCAAAGCAAAATCGATTAATTTTGGAATTATATATGGCATTAGCCCATTTGGTCTTGCAAAGCGACTTGGAATTACCTTTCAAGAGGCTGCTGAATACATTAATTACTATTTTTCCTGTTACCCAGAAATAAAGGCCTATATGGAAAAAGCAGTGTCTATCGCAAGATTGCATGGTTATGTAGAAACTTTGTTTGGCAGGAGATGCTTTGTAAGAGACATAAACAATACAATTCCTTATATAAGACAATTTGCAGAAAGGGCAGCAATAAACGCACCACTGCAAGGAACCGCCGCTGATATAATAAAACGTGCGACGATTCAGCTTTTTGACCAGTTAAAAGCAGGTAAAATAATCCTCCAAGTTCACGATGAACTATTGGTTGAAGTAGAAGACGAAAAGGTACAAGAAACAGCAAAACTTATGAAAGATATAATGGAAAATGCAGTGAAGATTTCTGTACCACTTGAAGTAGAGGTGAAAATTAGCAACAACTGGGGCTTTTCTTAA